In Gemmobacter sp., the sequence GAACTGGGGCAGGGGCCGTGCCGGTTCAACGCGCTGCGGCGTGTGGTCGGCGGGATTTCGCAGCGCATGCTGGCGGTGACCCTGCGGCAGCTGGAACGCGACGGGCTGGTCAGCCGCACGGTGCTGCCGCTGTCGCCGCCGCAGGTGGAATATGCGCTGACCGATCTGGGAAGCAGCCTGCTGGACAAGGTCGAGGCGCTGCGCGCCTGGGCCGAGGCGAGCCAGCCGCAGGTGCGCGCGGCGCGGGCTGCCTTTGATGCGCGGGCCGAAGCCGCCTGATCAGCGGCAGCTGTTCAGCGCATAGACCGTTTCGGCATCCTGTTTCAGCAGATAGCCCTGCCCCGCATCGGTCTGCACGCCGCACCACAGCCGGCCCTGTTCATCCTCGGAACAGAAGGTGATGGCCATGCAGGCCCCCGCCTCGGCCCGGCCGATCACGCTGGACCCGCTGGTGGTGCCCTGATCGCGCAGGTTCATCCGGGTCAGCAGCTGCAACTGGCCGCCATCTGGGGGGCCAAGATCGGCCTGGTCGGCGCATGTCCCCGCGCGCCCGGCATAGGCCAGGCAGTCGCCGGCCGGCATGGCGGCAAGGGGGGCGTCTGCCTCGGCCTCGCCATCGGGATCGGGATCGGCGGGGTCGACGGGGGCCGCATCCTCGCCCGTCAGCAGGCCGGTCATGGGATCGGTGATGCCCATGGGGCCGGATTTGTGTTCCAGCCGCAGCACGGCGCCGCTGCGCAGCTTGCCGGTGAACACCCCGTCGCGGTCGCGCGACACGTTGCCGACCAGATCGACGCCATCGAGGGTGGAATAGAACACCACCACCGCGCCTTCCTCGTTCATGGCATAGCCGGTGATCTTGCCCACGTCGGGGCCGCAGTCGGCCTCTCCTCGGTCGACGAAGAAGATGCCGTCATCCACCGCCTCGGGCAGGAACGACACCTCGCAGCCGCCGGATTCCGCGATCAGCGACCAGACGCCGGTTTCGGCCTGCGCCAGCGTCGCAGGCAGGGCGGCAAGCAGGGCAAGGACAGGCAGGCGCATGAAATCCCCCGGAATTGGATCGGGCGAAGTCTTGCGGGTCTGGCGCACTGCGGTCAAGCGGCTGGGTGGTCAGTTGTCGTTGATGTCACCACGGATGATCTTCACATGCCCGGCACGGCGGCCCAGCAGGCGGCGCATCGCGGCCCAGGCGACCAGCGACAGCGCGGCAAAGATCACCAGCGCCAGCGGCAGGCTGCCGGGCACCCCCAGCGCCACCAGCCCGCCGGTCAGCAGCGCGCCGATGGCGAAGCCCAGAAAGACATAGCCGGGCGCCACCAGTTCCAGCACCCCCAGCGCCATGGCCGCCGCGACCCAGACCCACCATGTCGCCCACATCCTAGCGCCCCCGCAGCAGCTTGAACGCATCGCCAAAGGCGGCAACGGCATCGGCGGGCAGGATGATGGTCTGCTTGCCGTTGCCCTTGGCCACCGCGGCCAGCGCCTCGACCTGTTTCAGCGCCACCTGATATTGCGCCGCCTCGATTCCGTTGGCCTTGATCGCCTCGGCGACCACGCCGGTGGCGTAGGCTTCGGCATCGGCCTGAATGCGGCGGGCCTCTGCCACCTGCCTGGCGGCGTAAAGTTCGGCATCGGCGGCCAGTTCGACGGCGCGCTTCTTGCCCTCGGCCTCGGTCACCTGGGCGCGGCGGGCGCGTTCGGCGTTCAGTTGTTGCAGCATGGCCGACCGCGTCGCCTCGTCCAGGTTCACGTCCAGAATCTCGGCCCGCGTCACCTCGATGCCCCAGTCATCCACCACGTTCGCCAGCGAATCCTTGATCCGGGCAATGACCCGGCTGCGGTTGGATTGCACCTCGTCCAGTTCCATCGTGCCAAGTTCGGCCCGCACGATCCCGGCGACGGTGGCGGCAATGGCGCCATCCACGTCACGAATGCGATAGACGGTCTTTTCGGGTTCGATGATGCGGTAGAACACGCTGGTTTCCACCTGCACCAGCACGTTGTCGGCGGTAATCGCATCTTGCCGGCTGGTGGGCAGCTGGCGTTCCAGAATGGAAATCTTGTGCGCCACGCTGTCGAAGAACGGGATGATCAGGTTCAGCCCGGGCCCCAGCACGGCCTGCAACCGGCCAAACCGTTCTACCACGTATTTCTCGGATTGCGGCACCACCCGCACGGCCAGAAAGACCGTGACGATCAGCAGGGCCGCAATTGCCAGATAGACTACATTCGCGCCAAGGAAGCCTTCGAAATCCATACCGTCCTCCACATCCAATAACCGCATGGTGACAGCAGCCGGCGCAGATGCAAGGGGTCAGCTGGCCTGCGGGTTCAGCCGGATCAACCCGATGGTCAACGAGGTCGCAACGGTGACCCAGGCCAGATAGGGCAGCAGCAGCGCGCCGGCCAGCCGGTCCAGCCGCCAGAATGCCACCACCATCGCGGCAATCACCAGCCACAGCAGCGCAACGATGACCAGCCCGGCCCACATGCGATGGGCGCCAAAGAACACCGGCGTCCACAAGGTGTTCAACGCGATCTGCAAGGCCCAGAGCGCCAGCGCATAGTGCGCGCCCGGCATCGGCGCCACCCGGGCCGCGGCGGCTGCCATCAGCACGTAAAGCGTGGTCCAGACAATGGGAAAGGCGATTGGCGGCGGCGTGAACCAAGGCTTGGTCAGCCCTGCATACCAGTCGCCGGGCGGGAACAGCGTTCCGGTGGCGGCAGCGGCGCCGGTAGCGGCCAGAAAGATCAGGAACAGCGGAAAATCCATGGCTCACTCCCCGTTTGGACCATTGCCGATACGCATCAACGCGGGCGGGGGATCAGCGGTGCCGCCGCAGATACACATAAAATGCCCCCGCGCCGCCGTGTTTCAGATGCGCCTCGGCCAGTTGCAGCACCACCGGCCCCAGCGGCGGCAGGCGCAGCCAGTGCGGCACCTGGTGGCGCAGCGCC encodes:
- the tspO gene encoding tryptophan-rich sensory protein TspO; amino-acid sequence: MDFPLFLIFLAATGAAAATGTLFPPGDWYAGLTKPWFTPPPIAFPIVWTTLYVLMAAAAARVAPMPGAHYALALWALQIALNTLWTPVFFGAHRMWAGLVIVALLWLVIAAMVVAFWRLDRLAGALLLPYLAWVTVATSLTIGLIRLNPQAS
- a CDS encoding helix-turn-helix domain-containing protein — protein: MPHRDQINHACPIRDVLDRIGDAWSLLVMLELGQGPCRFNALRRVVGGISQRMLAVTLRQLERDGLVSRTVLPLSPPQVEYALTDLGSSLLDKVEALRAWAEASQPQVRAARAAFDARAEAA
- a CDS encoding SPFH domain-containing protein, which gives rise to MDFEGFLGANVVYLAIAALLIVTVFLAVRVVPQSEKYVVERFGRLQAVLGPGLNLIIPFFDSVAHKISILERQLPTSRQDAITADNVLVQVETSVFYRIIEPEKTVYRIRDVDGAIAATVAGIVRAELGTMELDEVQSNRSRVIARIKDSLANVVDDWGIEVTRAEILDVNLDEATRSAMLQQLNAERARRAQVTEAEGKKRAVELAADAELYAARQVAEARRIQADAEAYATGVVAEAIKANGIEAAQYQVALKQVEALAAVAKGNGKQTIILPADAVAAFGDAFKLLRGR